CACCTTCCTTCCTGTCACTAATAAGGACATACAGCTACTCACAGTGAGCATGACCCCTCACTTATGACCCTTGACCCATCccgtctgacccctgacccaccaTGCATGCGGCCTGCACAGCCTCAGAGATAATGCCGGCGTCCGGTTCGCACCAGAACACGTGACAATCGAAGCCCTGTGTGCCAGCGTCCACGATCACGGCAAAGGTGTGGGTGTCATGGCCGACGCCCAGGAAGGTGAGGTATCGCACCTCAGACTCCCAGAACGACTCATCCTTATCCTGAGAaacagacaggtcagacagacaggttccttatcctgagagacagacagatgcagagagagagagagatagaaataggatagggggtagagaaagagaggtacagagcgagaggtagagagagagaggcagggggagagagggtgtagtATGTAGTGCAgtgctcctcacctctcctttccaCAGGGACAGCACTTTGTCAGTCACATGGAGGACAATGGGCTCCCACTCATCCCTGTCTGTGGTATTCATGATGCTCTCTATGGCCCTGTTCAGAACCTCCATACCTAcaccgagaggagaggaggaggagatgaagaggagaggaggagagtagaatgGCAGAAGAAAAGGAGTGGAAAGGTCAGGAGGAGAGGatcaggagaaggggaggagaggagaggaagaggagaagagcaggagagcaggagaggaggagaggactcaCCCATGGccctgcagacaggcaggttacCGACGTACTGGACATCAAACTTCTGTACCCTCTGTCTGACGGCATCCAGGAAATCCACTGCAACGCAGCACACAACGTCAGCCAATCACACAGCCATGCCATCACCGTCACAGCCAATTACACAATAACCTTCATTCTACAACCAATCACACCATCAGCCCAGGTCATTAGACCAGGAGGATCTCTGTAGCAGAGCATCAAACCACCTCCACAATGTAACCAGGCTCACAGGATTGTTTCCGAGATAAGGCAGCCTCACCTTGGCGTGGGAGGTCCTCGGGGGAGATGCTCTCCATGGTGACAGAGCGGGCCATGGATGGGTGGAGTGATGCCTTCTCCGAcataatctacacacacacacatttattaatagAGCaaactcattgtgtgtgtgcttgcgtgtgcgtgtgtgtgtcagcatcacCTTTGAGCACATCTGGTGCAGTGCGCTGGCGATGGCCTTGGCTGGAGCGTTGCAACGGAACACATGACACTTGAGCATGCAGGTGTCTTTATCACTAGCCACGAACGCAAAGTCCCTGAGAgtatgagaggagaggtgggaagaggagaggtaaggggaggggtggggaggagaggagaggtggggagaggagaggaaaggggaggggtggggaggggaggggaggggaggagaggtggggagaggagaggaggtagtcCACACCTCAGCATGAGTTGAATAGGAGACATTAAGTCAGGCAAGACTAAAGGATCCCAGACAACTTTGTAAGCATGTCACAGATAATGATTGTTCTGGTCATTCTAACTCAAGTCATTTTAAAATACAGAAAGCCAAACCCAtccacccatctctccatccatctatctatccatcaaGCCATTcacccatccattcatccatccatctggcCAGTTGTCCAGAACATCGCTACACAGCCCATATCAGACTAAACTTCTGGAGATGCTACATGATGATGCAAGCTGATGACGAAGCACAAACGTCACTGCAACAGAAAGTCCACCAATAAAATTCTGATTACCTGTCTCTATGGCAACCAGGGGCGGAGAGAAAAGAAGCAGAGTTAAAAAGTTAGAATCTACAGGAAGCTGCTCCAAAGGGTGGACAACCaacaggaagtaaacaggaagtagaaaAGCAATGCCGGCAATGAACTGCAGTCTCACGGACAAACAGACAACCGCAATCTGACTGGCTGAGTACCATGAATGAGCAGCAATGCCATTGGCTGACCTGCCATTGTTGCAGCCCACGCCCCACACACGGATGCTCATTATTGGCTGGCAGTGGATGAGGGTGTGGTCTATGGGGTCCATCAGGCTCAAGGTGTCCTTCTTCAGAACCATCATCATGTCCTGACCctaagggtcaaaggtcaactctTGTTAGGGTTCATAATAATAATGAGTTTAGTAGACGTTTTTAGCCATAGTGACTTACAGATGGGGATGATTTATTCCATAtcatctcttcttctcccctctccccttcctcacctcacctcactcaGTATTTTTGTTAAACAAAAAACCCAAACATATGGCAGCAGAACCACAAGGTCTGCCATGAGAGGCGACTGTATAGTTCCATtaaggaaaagcacttttagtAAATCCGCTATCTCTGTGAGAGCTTCCCATGTCTGGAATACACTGCCATCAGACACACATAACTGCACCACCTATCACACTATCACACCAAAAACGTGAAGACATGGCTAAAGGTTAACCAGATTTGTGAACATAACCCCTAACTGAGTATTGCCGCTTTCCATGTTGTCTGTAGCTTGTGAGGTGTGGAAACACTTTGTTTCTTTTATGGATTTAGTCTTGTTGCTTTTTGTTCTATATTGCTCTATCTGTATGCTACGTCTTGCTTGTCCTACGTTGCCCTGCGTGTGCTCATTGTTTAATGATTGTATTGTAACTGTTTTTAATAACCTGCCCAGGGACTGCGGTTGAAAATTAGCCGACTGGCTAAAACCGGCACTTTTACTGAAACGTTGATTAATGTGTACTGTCCctgtaaaaataaacaaaataaactaaaccccccccttccttcctcatctcccctccaccttcctcacctccccccaggcccccagcacGTCGCGGTCCTCAGCCTTGTTGTGGGAAAGCTGCTGGATGCAGTTGTTGACAGCAAGACTACTTTTCCCAGGAGTCAGTTCTTCCTCTGGAATCTCTACCCAGCCCAAGGAGCGCACAGCGAagcactgaggagaggaggaaatgaagagagacaggggggaaggagaggagggaagaggagaggagagggaaggagaagagagggaggggaaggagaggagagggaaggagaaaagaagagcagaggtgaggagaggagaggagagagaggggaaatagaggagagaagggggaaggaggtgagaggaggggagacaagaGATTAAGTGTATATATGGAGCATCTCAGTACTGCATGCAGCAATCTATTATCCTGCCAGATCAATACCCCCTGCCCGGCTCCttacctctgccccccccttctccacacCCCCTTCTCCCTGTACCTCCCCCCTCATATCCCACTTAAgtgcacagctctatcagcttTATTGGAGAAATGTACCTGAGTGCATTAGTCCTGTAAAggctactttgtgtgtgtgtctgtgtgtgcatgggcaTGTGTGCGTATCTTGGCCCTAAACAGAATATTACAACAAAAAGTCCTGTTGACCAGGGCGGTCTCCATTACACTCCCACCCCCTCTGGTTTAACCCCTGGGAAGATTAATGCAGATCCCAGCaagggggtgggcgggggggggggggggggggctggggggagacagacaaagaTGCTGAAACAGCCCTTCTGTTACCTCCGGTTACTTCCTGTTACCATGGAGAACTCTGAAGAGATAGGCAGGTCTGGGCTCTGATCCATCTAAATCATTATTGTGCCATTAATTTCTGTTCTATATCATTCGATTTCATCCATTTATTCCATCCTGTATCCCTCtattcccccccatctcctgcaGTATTTAGTTCAGGTCAATCCTGTATCATCCAAGACATTTCTGTAGGGTTTCTGCAGTGCattggagtatgtgtgtgtgtgtgtgtgtgtgcgtgtgtatgtgcgtgcatcTGTAGGTACCTTGGAATCTGGATCCATGCTGGCAGAGAAATAATCATCCTGCCAGGAGAGCCTAGGACACAGGGACAACACTGTCATTAGAGGAGAGTACTgctgacacgcacgcacacacacacacacacacacacactaacactcacaAATCCATGCCAACACATACACGTGCACAtacaggcacatgcacacatactcgcatactttacacacacatgagGAGAGCTGATAGGTCGGGCAGGGGACATCTGGCGCTCCATAGGACGCAGCAACCCTTGAAGAACAGCCAGAATTCCCGCCCTCCAGATCAGCTCAgctgaatcacacacacgcctatgcacatacacccacgcacacgcacacttacacacacacacaagtacacttacaatcacacaaacaggtacacacacactaatgcacatacactcacacacactcaatatgTGTATatcctaatatatatatattaggatTCATATTGATATTACTGAAGTGATTTCatcaaaatgaaaatgaaatgaccTTCAAGGGGAGCAGGTCTCAATAACCTGACCTGATATGACTGATTACTGTCATCCACAGATGAcaggaatcagtgtgtgtgtgtttgtgtgtgcgtttttgtgtgtttacgtgtgagtgtgtgtgtgtacctgttgttGATAGAGGTGGAGGGACTCTCTGTTAACCTGGGTCTGGACCCTCGTCTGCCATCAACATCTACAAtctggagagaagaggacacgtgtgtgtacatgcgtgtgttggtgtgtgtgtgtgtgctgaccttgCTCTTGCTGTGTGAGGCTATGAGGGtgctgtaggggtgtgtgtgtgtgtggtcttgtttatCCACCCTTGTGGCGACCAAATATCCTCACAAGTATAGTGAAACATGAAAAACTTATAGATTTATAGGTTTTAGGGTTAGAATTATTGTCAGGTTTAGAGGTTAGTGTTAAAAAccgtgcttgtgagtgtgtgtctgtgaatgtgtgtgtctgtgctgaccTGGGTCTTGCTGTGTGAGgcggtgagggtgtgtgtctgtgctgaccTGGGTCTTGCTGTGTGAGGCGGTGAGGGTGCTGTCCTCCTCAGCGCTGTAAGAGGGATGCTGCCACTGGGTGGCGCCAGTGGGGACATGCCAGTAGTAGGTGCCCAGGCTGTCTCTGATGGTGCGCCAGCCAGACGGCAAGTCACCGTCCAGATCCACACTCTGGTCACTCCACAGGCTGtctgtggagacacacacacgtacacaccaacgtacacacacacacatgtacacacacacacgtacaaacacacatatacacacacagtaacacaaataggagtcagaggaggggatgagatcATTTCAGTAGGCCAGCTGTCACCTTTCAGATTTCCTATTAACCCCTGTACAGTACAATGGATATACTGTGAGTGATAACATGGATCTCAGGAGGATAGAACAACAGTCCACCATGATCCGGACTGAAAGTGCAGAGTAAGAATTTATGAAGAGCAGACTCTCTCCTTggcagaggaggtgagaggagcagagggaggaggatgccgttaagggaggagggagagaggggttgcgTTCCGTGAGTGCTCGG
The Osmerus mordax isolate fOsmMor3 chromosome 25, fOsmMor3.pri, whole genome shotgun sequence DNA segment above includes these coding regions:
- the LOC136933625 gene encoding amyloid-beta A4 precursor protein-binding family B member 3-like; its protein translation is MLGKDYMLAIIIVNYEDSLWSDQSVDLDGDLPSGWRTIRDSLGTYYWHVPTGATQWQHPSYSAEEDSTLTASHSKTQIVDVDGRRGSRPRLTESPSTSINNRLSWQDDYFSASMDPDSKCFAVRSLGWVEIPEEELTPGKSSLAVNNCIQQLSHNKAEDRDVLGAWGEGQDMMMVLKKDTLSLMDPIDHTLIHCQPIMSIRVWGVGCNNGRDRDFAFVASDKDTCMLKCHVFRCNAPAKAIASALHQMCSKIMSEKASLHPSMARSVTMESISPEDLPRQVDFLDAVRQRVQKFDVQYVGNLPVCRAMGMEVLNRAIESIMNTTDRDEWEPIVLHVTDKVLSLWKGEDKDESFWESEVRYLTFLGVGHDTHTFAVIVDAGTQGFDCHVFWCEPDAGIISEAVQAACMVQYQKCLVAQTPPPRSKMWRAGSKVKRANSMDGFTFPPRHLGHAPSKAGSAPSVKKGMLAFFETFRNKQSTVSTP